Proteins encoded by one window of Kwoniella dejecticola CBS 10117 chromosome 9, complete sequence:
- a CDS encoding 40S ribosomal protein uS12, whose translation MGSNKPRGLQAARKLRTSRRENRWADKNYKKRALGKFYKTSPTGGSSHAKGIVLEKVGVEAKQPNSAIRKCVRVQLIKNGKKVTAFVPNDGCLNFTDENDEVLISGFGRRGKAKGDIPGVRFKVVKVSGVGLLALWKEKKEKPRS comes from the exons atGGGTT CCAACAAGCCTCGAGGTTTACAAGCCGCCCGAAAACTCCGAACCTCCAGAAGGGAGAACCGATGGGCCGACAAGAACTACAAGAAGAGGGCTCTCGGTAAATTCTACAAGACCTCGCCCACTGGAGGTTCTTCCCACGCCAAAGGTATCGTcttggagaag GTCGGTGTTGAGGCCAAACAACCCAACTCTGCTATCCGAAAGTGTGTCAGAGTTCAACTTATCAAGAACGGAAAGAAGGTTACCGCTTTCGTCCCCAATGATGGTTGTTTGAACTTT ACCGACGAGAACGACGAAGTTCTTATCTCTGGTTTCGGTCGACGAGGAAAAGCCAAGGGAGATATTCCCGGTGTGCGATTCAAGGTCGTCAAGGTATCTGGTGTTGGTCTCTTAGCTCtctggaaggagaagaa GGAGAAGCCTCGATCTTAA
- a CDS encoding gamma-glutamyltransferase yields the protein MAPLDFSRLHPSYQPHFSHFPSRRSSIFSTKGVVATSQPLACQAGLEILNKGGNAADAAVATAAALNVTEPSCTGIGGDIFCLFYDAKSKTVKGINGSGRSPKALTLEYLRSQGITGESIPLTNLNSVTVPGAAAGWLKTVSEFGSGRLTMREILDPAIRLAREGVPEHELNSRAWAGSESLIKNASPNWNEMMMPDGNPPLPSHVMTHPELADTFEAVAEHGKEGFYKGRIAQAIVELIQAGGGVMTLEDLAEADAEVIQPIKYDFKVGEAADQGVSLWECPPNGQGLTALVALGIVEAVEVQHGVDVLELPHNSTLYLHILIEALRLAFAARYYVTDPDVVHVPVDELLSKEYLRKRAALIDLEKSSNIAHGDPINSSDTVYLATADNEGNSCSFIASNYAGFGTGAIPKGTGFTLQNRGTGFTLQEGHPNNVAGGKRPYHTIIPAMVTQNGELLMSYGVMGGFMQPQGHVQVLLNKLRGFSVQASLDAPRFCISAGLPSASKKGSEDAVGDINSEIYFEDGIDPEVVADLQKMGHTCEVVSGYQRGIAGKGQIVQRVEHDGRRVWAAGSDLRGDGCAVGQI from the exons ATGGCACCTCTCGACTTCTCCCGACTACACCCTTCTTACCAGCCTCACTTCTCCCATTTCCCctcgaggagatcatcgatattctcGACTAAAGGCGTGGTAGCTACTTCTCAGCCGCTTG CTTGTCAAGCGGGCTTAGAGATTCTAAATAAAGGTGGAAACGCAG CCGATGCTGCTGTCGCTACCGCAGCTGCATTGAACGTGACCGAGCCCTCTTGTACCG GTATTGGCGGAG acatcttctgcttgtttTACGATGCAAAGTCCAAGACAGTGAAAGGCATCAACGGCTCAGGCAGATCACCTAAAGCCCTCACCTTAGAATACCTGCGGAGTCAAGGTATAACAGGGGAAAGT ATCCCATTGACCAACCTGAACTCAGTCACTGTTCCcggagcagcagcaggatGGCTCAAGACCGTATCTGAGTTCGGTTCGGGTAGACTTACGATGAGGGAAATCTTGGACCCCGCAATCCGACTTGCTAGGGAAGGTGTACCGGAGCATGAGCTGAATAGTCGCGCT TGGGCCGGCTCTGAGAGCCTGATCAAAAACGCTTCGCCGAATTGGAACGA gatgatgatgcctgACGGA AACCCCCCTCTTCCCTCGCACGTCATGACCCACCCCGAACTAGCGGATACTTTCGAAGCGGTCGCTGAGCACGGTAAAGAAGGGTTTTACAAAGGCCGCATCGCCCAAG CCATTGTCGAACTAATCCAAGCAGGAGGCGGGGTGATGACCCTCGAAGACTTAGCAGAGGCAGATGCGGAGGTGATCCAGCCGATCAAATACGATTTCAAAGTTGGAGAAGCGGCTGATCAAGGTGTATCGCTCtgggag TGCCCGCCAAATGGTCAAGGATTGACGGCATTAGTCGCTCTTGGGATCGTCGAGGCTGTCGAAGTACAGCATGGTGTCGACGTCTTGGAATTACCGCATAACTCAACGTTGTATTTGCACATTCTGATTGAAGCTTTGAGATTGGCTTTTGCAG CCAGGTATTACGTGACTGATCCTGATGTCGTGCATGTACCCGTGGACGAACTCCTAAGCAAG GAATATCTGCGCAAACGAGCGGctttgatcgatcttgaaaAGTCTAGCAATATCGCGCATGGCGATCCTATCAATTCCAGCGATACAGTGTACTTGGCGACGGCAGATAATGAGGGTAATAGTTGTTCTTTCATCGCTTCGAATTATGCTG GTTTCGGCACAGGTGCTATACCTAAAGGAACAGGTTTCACCCTTCAGAATAGAGGAACGGGCTTCACTTTGCAAGAAGGACACCCAAATAACGTGGCAGGAGGCAAAAGACCTTATCATACGATTATACCCGCTATGGTCACCCAAAACGGGGAATTACTCATGTCATACGGCGTGATGGGTGG GTTCATGCAACCTCAAGGACACGTTCAAGTCCTCTTGAACAAATTAAGGGGGTTCAGCGTTCAAGCTTCTCTGGATGCCCCGCGATTCTGTATCTCCGCTGGATTGCCCAGCGCGTCCAAAAAGGGCTCAGAGGACGCAGTGGGAGATATCAATAGTGAGATTTATTTCGAGGATGGCATCGACCCCGAAGTGGTTGCGGACTTGCAGAAGATGGGACACACGTGCGAGGTTGTTAGTGGCTATCAGCGGGGTATAGCGGGCAAGGGACAGATCGTTCAGCGGGTCGAACATGATGGTAGGAGAGTCTGGGCGGCGGGTAGTGATTTAAGAGGAGACGGGTGTGCTGTTGGGCAAATCTAA